From the Sphingobacteruim zhuxiongii genome, the window TCTGCAAATTGTTTTTGAAGATCTGCAATGCTGTAATTACGGAAAATTTCGCTATTCTGGGGGCCATTGATACAGGCATACCAGTATATGCGGTTGTTAACCAATGGAGTCATTCCAAAACGGCCCTGTTTTCCCCAAGTTTCCGTTCCTTGGTTTAGCTTAATATCGGTATTGTCGATTGTCGCTCTCCAGCAACTGTATCCAGCGTAGCGAGGTACAGAAGAGGGGATAAGTTGTTGGCGAAGGGGTGATTTGACCCCGTCCGCGATAATCAGATAATTGCATTCATGTTGCGTGCCGTCGGCAAAGGTCAATAATACCGTCTTTTCTTTTTGCAAGAATTTTGTTGCTTGTTTTCCTAAATGCAGTCGTTCCTGTGCGATCTTACTGAGTAAATATAAATGAAGATCTGCGCGATGAATGGCGAAGTTTTGCTGATTGTATTTATGTGAAAGACTGTTTGTGTTAGGGTTGACGAGGATGTCCCCCCACTGGTCGAGTATGGCGAAGGAATTTAGATAATATCCTATTTGTTCTACTTCTTCTCTAAGCCCGATAATTTCTAAAGCCTGCATCGCGTTGGCGGCTAAACCAAATCCTGCACCTATGCCTTTGACGATTTTAGTTTGTTCAAAAAGTTGAAAGTCCCGTCCCAATTGTTCGAGTGCAATGCTAGCGGTCAAGCCAGCTACACCTCCACCGATGATGGCAAATTCACTCTTTGTAA encodes:
- a CDS encoding FAD-dependent monooxygenase yields the protein MITKSEFAIIGGGVAGLTASIALEQLGRDFQLFEQTKIVKGIGAGFGLAANAMQALEIIGLREEVEQIGYYLNSFAILDQWGDILVNPNTNSLSHKYNQQNFAIHRADLHLYLLSKIAQERLHLGKQATKFLQKEKTVLLTFADGTQHECNYLIIADGVKSPLRQQLIPSSVPRYAGYSCWRATIDNTDIKLNQGTETWGKQGRFGMTPLVNNRIYWYACINGPQNSEIFRNYSIADLQKQFADYHDPIQTLLSNSKDADLIWSDIIDIKPLQNLAYHNILLIGDAGHATTPNMGQGACQAIEDVAVLQDELRRKIDVVAAFKAFEKRRLSRTRYITDTSKRIGQVSQWDNQFMISLRNKLMKMMPAKLNQKALEKLFKQDFMTLNK